The following nucleotide sequence is from Mytilus trossulus isolate FHL-02 chromosome 9, PNRI_Mtr1.1.1.hap1, whole genome shotgun sequence.
AAACCCAAATTATTTTCggaaatataaacataaatagatGTGATAAAATtgtcattgagacaactattcaccagagaccaaatgacacagaaatgaacgGGGACTATAGATCATCATACGGCATTCAACAAAGatcaaaacccataccgcattgtTAGCTGTAAAAGAACTCGAAATTACAAATGTTCAGACATACACGCTGAGCTGGACTTTAACGTGCTTGTTAGTATTACCTTACCTGAATACCGAGCCGAACAGTCTTTGCTCTGACTTAAGTCTTAATGTCAGTTGCGTAATTGAGAAACagcaacatatatatatataccaatttcaaagtttttggtTTGACCCGGGCAGTATTCGAACACACGACCTCCCAAACTCATACCTAACACACTAACACGTCGAGGCGATACGGGACAATATAAAGAAAGACTACATCAAAAGTATAGGAAGCtaccatttaatttttatgggAGAActaaaaaaggcaggaccgaatagaatgataaaaaataacactTCTATCATCAGGGTAAATACAGACCGCGTTTTATCCTTCAATCAGCCGACCATTATACAAATAGCAtgtgcacatacatgtacagttaTAAGTGTGTGCTTTAtttatacaaagaaaattttCTGTTACCCAGCAAGTGGAAATGTGGGGTCCTCTTTTCTGTGAAAAATGCAAACAATTTTAACAAGTAAAGTTGCAAGTGCGAGATGaaaattgcaggataaaaacaatatacgaatattgtcaaataatataaaattttattgtactCTCTACGAAACAGTAGAATAGCTCGGCGAACCTCGCTTTTCGTTCTGTTTCAAAAGCTCGTACGTACAAATACATGTTATACTTtccgatatatatataattttttatacagTTATGCCAGTAGGATTAACGTGGGCTAATATGGCAATTAGTATAACTCAGAATATAACTATAACTCTATAACTatgtattcatatatattttgattaatcGCAAAGGCCACCAGATTCCTTTATTCCAATAACATACATTCTTACTCCctacatttttcaatctttactTGTTAATGTCGATTCCGTGTGTAGCCAACTACACCATTCCGTATGATAACTGAGGATTATAATCACTTGTTCCTGGCAGTTATCGATTATATTGATCGATATATGACGATAATTCATTATGTTATTGGAACAACAACATGATTTCTTCACTCGTAAgtcaatatttgtttcatataaaGATTCAACAAATCGTTGTacattttatcaagaaaattctttaatcaATAGATAACACacatatatactatatatatttagatattgtGTATCGACCTTAATTTTCCTCAGCGTTGGGTCACTCAAGTATGATCATGAATAGTGTAATGGCATTGAACTACCTTTGACTGAGGAAATGAATATCAAACGGAGAAATTACACATTTTGATTATCATGCATGATTCATTGAATCCGatgttaattatttgaaatagttagATCGATCACATAAAGGTTTGTATTTATCAACAACACAtaacttgtttgttttattccattGGTATTGTTTTACGCGTTATATATCGGttctttctttgttttcaattgACAAATTTCACTGTggttaaaacattaaaagactGGAAGGACATCTGGAAATCAATTTGTTTCCCATTTTCAAGTTTGTAACGTAAACATAATGCAATTTGTGGAATGCAATTGCACATTGTAAAAACATACAGTTTGTATACTACGTTTACGCAAGAGCTccatattgattgatttgagCTTGAAGACAGAAGAGAGACACAATACAAGGTCCCctcattttaaattaattgatgaatgaacatataattatttgtttatgttttctagaataattattatacaaattcTGTCTTTATGtgagtaaataaaatatgtagttGAATTAACTGTTGAAAAGCTGATATTCTCTGAGTTCAAAGTATACTGATGATATTTTctcaaatagaaaacaaatacataaagaAACATCAGCTACCACTAATAAAACGAGTTTGGACTCCAATGACATTTGGTAAATTAGTAGAGAGAAATTTAAAAGACCCACGGTCccctaaaaatagaaaacacataATAACTTCACAACCCATTTTCCTATACAATTCCTGTAGAAGCAGAACAGCTATTAATCTCGGACAACTAATACTTCAGTTGTATTATGAGCTTTGCTCCGTGGGGAAATGTCCTACCGCAGTCCATTGCAGTGTATGAAGCTGGATTATGtaagatacattttgtacatgtatctaccATATGAGCAACTTGCAAATAAACAGGAAGGatgataatttatgtaaaatagataggacaaactaataaaaaaggcaggaccgaatagagtgaaaaataaaaggcaggacagagattacaactttAAATCAAATACAGGAAACAATTTTCATCCTAGACCCCCTTCCCACTGAAAAAGGAAGCTCCCTAACCTTAACCTACAATCTTTGAATATCATGCCTTTACGATTGATGTTTGGACAACGTCTAAGGACAACTAATTGTAGAACAAATCTGAATATTTCTTTCATACAATaaagtaaatatattatttattctatTAATTGTAGATCCATTATGTCTCCGTGTCCTTACTCTTGCTAATATTGACGGCATCTATTACTGTACAAAAAGGTATGTATAGAATAATcgtaatgaattaaaaaaaacacatatagtTATACTAAATCTTTTGACAGAAGAGACTTACAAAACGATAATTACAAGATTTAACTGAAatgtagtccgagattactctgacgtccaacggctgttttgccagacaagctggggccgtgggacgtcagagctcgtcccatatcaaaaagtggatatttgcccacccaaaatagatgcgctgcttcGTCGCTTCTGGTGCCGACTGACGGCCTTGGAACTATAAAAATCGGGCATCAAtctgttcatttttcatttatctcttcatttatgtaagtttcacctacctgccaacctttatttttccatattttaacaGTATTCACAGTAACCCATCGATTTCGGCATTTtgcctttcattttcaaagattatcACGTGACTACGAGAAAACAGTGATGATTTATGCAAATGACCATAATGTAACACCTCGTTCATTTACAATACAAGTTATCTAAATGTCCGAGAGCTTCCGACTGTAACGTGGTCGGAACTAAATGCTTCATACCTATCTCCTGCAAAGGAGGTGAAAAATCGTGGTTGGCTACTAAATGTTAAACATCGATCTCCTAAAAAGGaggtgaaaaaatataaatatttgcatattttgagtCTCGAGACTACGAACTCTCTCGTccatttgaaagtgaaagtcaAAATGTCGAAATCGATGGGTCTctgtgaaaactgttaaaatatggaaaaataaaggttggcaggtaggtgaaacttacataaatgaagagataaatgaaaattgaacagattgatgcccgatttatataGTTCCAAAGCTGTCAGTCGGCACCAGAAGCGACgaagcagcgcatctattttgggtgggcaaatatccactgtttgatatgggacgagctctgacgtcccacggccccagcttgtctggcaaaacagccgttggacgtcagagtaatctcggactaacTGAAATGGTGTTGAGTTAACTAGCAGACAAGGCTCATTTAATCTGCCTGGAATTAAAATGTGAACAGGTAtgcataaaaattgaaagtgaaTTAAAAGGGATTAGGGACATGCATATATGCAAACGAGACAACATGCATATACGACGCCCCCATCCCCccacccccaaaaaaaaaataataacgaaAGAAATTACATGTAAATGACGGTATACAGTGTTCAATAATTAGTAGTTGTTCAtagaaattgagaatggaaatggggaatgtgtcaaagagacaacaacccgaccatagagaagacaacagcagaaggtcgccaacaggtcttcaatgcagcgagaaattcccgcactcggaggcgtccttcagctggcccctaaacaaatatatataccagtTCATCAGTATGTCAAACATTAAAccagtcagaatggggacgttaaatccgatgcctcgtgatAAGAGAATACAAAGTGGCAGTTCCAATGTCCTCGACCTTCATCCAGAACTGTCTCTATGACAGGACCTTTTTATTGCATTTGGTGTTGAAaattctcgtcctgaacatgcatgacatatttgccactggacgttaaggaGCCAATGATAAACCTAACTCTTGCTCATGCAGTCGTctacaaatatattaattcaTGTTAGAGTAACGATTTGAAAACGACAAGTttgttaatatcaaatatagtgAACATTTTGTTGGCCTCATAATGCACTCTAACAATCACGTGAATATCATAAAATCAATCTCAGTATTAAGAacattattttcttgtttttgaaaCGCCAGTTTAGACGCGTTTAGGTTTTTGTAACATAATGTTCTAAGGGATTTAACCGTTTTAGtgaggtacatgtacatatactaATTGCATTGATTTCAGTCAAGTGTTCCTTAAACTTCATCCAAAAAGTATACTTTCATTACGACCAATAAGGAActgttctttcttttttatactacCAATGAATTATTATACTTCTAAAGTAGTACTAAAGTCAAATGCAATCTCACCGCGATGAAAGACAAACAGTAATCTAAACAGTAGTTTAGAAAATACAACATATACAACTAAAGACTTAACAACACGACATATATGCAGCAGTTTGGAGTCAGATTGCAACAGTAACAACCAGTGTAATtttgaattacatgtatttaaaaccGATGCAAACAAGTTGGCATGGCCCGGGCATTACTCTTAGATTTGTACTCTGTGTATTattgctgtacccctattttgacaattttacctattatgtatgttttgttcacgcatcgttgtaaatataatgtaattttgtGCGACTGTCATTCAAGTCAGACATTTAgcgccataaaaccaggttcaaatcaccattttctacatttgaaaatgcctgtaccaagtcaggaatatgacagttttccattcgtttgaagtgttttatcgtttgattttgcaatttgattaggaactttccgattttaattttcctcggtgttcaatatttttgcgattttacattttgttgttAGGAtttacaagtacccggccacgtcctaTCAGTGTTTATGTAAGATGTACTTCTATTTGTATCTGAtgacctttttcaactgatttgttttgttttttcgtaTGTTTTACTGTTAAACCACTTTCCTAAGTTAggtggagggttgggatcccgctaacatgtttaacccacattctgtatgtatgtgtctgtcacATGTCAAAAGCCTATAATTAAGTGCTTGGCGTTTGTTTCTGTCTTACTTATTTCTATTCCGTTCATTTTTTTGGTACactaggccgttagttttctcgtttgaattatttttcatttctgatGTCGGGGCCGACtatggtatgggctttgctcattcattaaggccgtacggtgacctaaatgttaatttctgtgtatttggtctcttgtgaagagttagGAAgggaaacacacaaaaaatgtactctaggatgaaaaatgttgtcctgcattttattttagttgtacatgtaaatgtaatatctgtcctgtctttttatttgttactcTATTTTATCCTGccctttttttattagtttatcctgactggTCTTTTTTACGTAAATGTAAgttgtcatcctgccttttttatcaagttgctcatcctgcctatttttttacCCAACACTCCTGTCCTGCCTCCCCAATAAACATTGAATGGTAGCTCCTTAATGCATTAAACTAAAGATCTGTGTATATTGGACACCTGATCCAACTGTGCTATGATAGGCCATCCGGAGGTTAGAGCTGAGCACAACTTTTTATGGTGTTTCATcagtgttttgatttttttggcaATGTCAATGATGCTGTCCATATAGAATCTTGACACAATCCTCAACATGTCACAGTTTAAATTACCAGCATCATTTGTACAGCGACGATTTCATAGTTACATGTATGTTGCATACAGTTATACATTTAATGTTTAACAGTTGTTGATCTAACCAGTGAAAACTGCAATACTGATGTTCTGTCAACCAGGCAAAATAAAGACGTTCAGCTCATACTAGGTAGGAATGGAACTGGTAACGTTTCTGACATTGACGGCTGCTATTATATAGTTAAACTGGAATATAGTACCTACATGCGTAACAGAATAGAAGTGACAGTTTCTTTGGAGAGCATCCTTGATTGTGAATATAAAGTAGAAATTTATCCAGGAGATCCTATAATTAATAGAAACATTGAGgtaaactgtatttttttttacaataatgtCACAGCTTTCTTCGGTTAATTTAAAAACTGTACCAGTACGTTTATGATTCATCaacacattttgataaaaatgcaCAGTCATTCTAGAAACAAGTTTCCTCCGCACTTAAGTTGTGTCAATCAGCAGTAAACAAGCAAAATGTAGGGGAAACACAATATTCCTCCGCAGACGACTGTCTTGTCAGCCTGTCTTCATTCTCCGCTTAAGAAGTGTTCTTCTCTTCCATTATTTGTTTTCTAGCTCGAGAATATTCAATAAACTGAAGTGTagaaaaatgcattattttatttcatgttaaCATTAGAAGTTTATTTCTGGCCGGGTTTGAATAAGCCGGCTGCTGTATGGTGATGTCGGTAGGACAAGTGGCTGTGCGTATCTAACTAGTTAGGGAGATTGGACATACATTCAGAAGTCATAAACGTgttattatgcatttttttgaagatttattcTATTTCACATTTATCCAAACTGAGGAACTCATGttgttagatattttaaaacaatttcacTTCATCTCATTCTGATCAGTTCTAATTTtgaccaatttttatttttgtaactcAACATCTGTTCATAAATATGGTGAACCAATATAACAGAAAGAATATAGGACATCTCCCCATGACACAATATCAGTACATGAACAGCGAAAATCTCAAAACGCAACGGAACAGCGCTTGTATTGCTGGTTTTAATTACACAGTCATAATTAGGTATTGGCAGGTCTTATTTACAGAAACTGTTTACTTAGGTGAACAAACCATAATACGAATCAATGCAGGTGtatattgtaatttattttgttggGTTACTCTCATGACAAATGACCAAAAAGGAAACAGATACATTGTAGACGaacaatagtaaaaaaaaaaaaaaaaaaaaaaaaaaaaaaaaaaaaaccaacacgaACCCGAACCAAAAAGACGGGGGATGATATCAGGGTCTCCGGAAGGGCAGGCATATCcttctccacatgtggcacccgtcgtattgctcatattattacaaacccggtaaatactCTTATTCTGTACCCTCATTCGTGGAATGGGACGGGGAATGTAGTTacaacataaggaacatatccaatatcatctgtgaaacgggtATTCCGTACCGGTCAATTTGCAATCGAGTCGCAATAGCGTCCATACAATTTACGAAGGGTTGATTTCAACTGACTGACTCAATAAATGTGTTGTTAATAcacccactttaaaaaaaataagggtcagattagtcttcaactttgtacttgtttggcttgataaatattttgatattagcgtcgctgatgagtcttatgtggacgaaacgcgcgtcaggcgtactaaattaaaatcctggtacctttgataactaattaatcGTTAATGACTTCTCAACTTGTTAATCGTGATATTACAAGATACATTAATTATTTCCACAGACTCTAGACTGTGACTCTAATCCTTCATGGACAGGTCATTTTCCAACCAGAGCCATATTTCTGCGGTATGTTCGTTCTGTTGTGAATACTACAACATACATTGATAACATCAATACCAGATTTGACAAGATAATGACTAATATCACATTTGGTACCTGCTGGTCATGCTACCGAACGCCTACATTTTATGGAATACCAAAAAAGAAGCGTAAGTATATGGTAGAAAAATGTAGTTCTTTGTCGAAATGAATGccttattttttaaatcgtctttcaaaatgttatttttttcttgattttttccGACTGTTTGCTCGTGATGCTGGGATAGTTAGTTCATACCAGCTGGTTTTATAAAGTGACTGTTTCATTATTTAGTCATAAGTTATTGATCCCAAGCTTTTAAATTGTATTCATCAATAAACATATGATCATGGTGATAtacttataatatttttttgtgtaacaaGCCTTTTACATATGATAAAAAGCAGGTAGTTTCGGTAGAATAAAGAACACAAGAAAAGTAAACCCAaattattgttaatattttggATCCTACGTGTTGTTTTAAGGGAGTCATGCTTTAAGCAAATGTTTAAAGTCAGCAACTTGAattttatctatgagtttgaaggATTTTAAATACCAAAGCACGTGAATAGCTTAATGGTCATGCTTTAGTTACATGTTAGACATGGTacagttatttaaaaacaattgtcatGGTTTAtgataaattgttaatttatcTGGAAACATGTAACTGATGTTTATTAATGTAAATACTTtacaattacatatttttattgtagtAACAGATTACTGTGGACGTGACGTTTGTGCCGGTGGTAGAGATACAGAATATTTATATACGTTTCCAAACTATATCACTTATGAACGGTGTCCACCATGTCGTTCTATATCTTTTGATGTCAAGGATTCCGCTCAGATATGTTTTAAAACACACCAGTACACGCGGTACATGTTTGTTTGGGGAACAAATTTATGCAATGCCAAAGTGAAAATTGACAACAACTCTGTATTGGTATGAGagttatatataattaagacATTGATTGCTTAGGCAGCAACcgtttgattttctgggggggggggaggctctggtttttttttctgtacaaacttttttttttcgcctgtgacgaaaaacaatctatttttttcacgacaagtcgaaaacaatttttttctttttcaattttagcattacatatagtggcagctgagggtgtaacaaacaattttttttttcagaattcaaaacaaatttttgtctccaaaaactggaaacaaactttttttccaaaaaaaaccatagccccccccccccccagaaaatcaaatggttgctgccttaacATTTCAATGTAATTGTAGATGACCATATTAATAATAATAGGTGTGTGGAATATACGTAGCAAACACAAATCTACATTTACGTGTACGTCTGAAAACCTAGAGCAAATTATTCAGGTCAACAATGACAAGgttctttaataaaatattcgtGTTAaaagccgtacattgacctataatggtttacttttataaatttttacttaGATGGAGAGATGTctgattggcactcataccacatcttcctatatcattTTGTAAGGCAATTGTCAATTAGCAGAAAGAAAATAGTCATGCAAGTAGGTTTTTTTCTAGATGATATATGATTTAATTTGTTCATTAGTTTAAGTTTATTATACAATAGTACGAACATCAACGGCATCATCAATCAATGTGTTTACTTCCTCTTACGACAGCGGGTTTATGAATTTTGGGAACCTCACTTcaagatttttctttttcaccaGTTTAGAGTTTTCAATAAAACAAgcttattcaattattttttaccaatttacTTAGGGATGGAAAATACCAATGggtcaattttatataaaatacccTAGCTATTTCAATGATTTTCATGTCGGCAAAGGAGCAATGACCACTCTGATGGTGATATTAACCGACAAAAGGGGTCAGATATCACTTTAAAATAACGCAATCATTGTGTACCTCgttgtatattttaattaaacaaaactcGTCTCACTTTCTTTTAGATATTAAAAGACAGTTTGCAGAGAAAATGGTGTCTTCCTTggaatttaaaagacaaaagagTTGAATTTACCTTTGGTGACGATTCCAGTTGGGGTTGTAGAGCTACAGTCAGATGCAATGTGGAAATTCAAGTCAttcctgaaaataaaaatacatatatatgtccAATTTCAACACCTAAACCAAAAGGTAATGTCCATTATGTATGCAATTGAACGGAACAAAGCTCGACTCCATAAGCAAT
It contains:
- the LOC134683191 gene encoding uncharacterized protein LOC134683191 isoform X1, yielding MISSLIHYVSVSLLLLILTASITVQKVVDLTSENCNTDVLSTRQNKDVQLILGRNGTGNVSDIDGCYYIVKLEYSTYMRNRIEVTVSLESILDCEYKVEIYPGDPIINRNIETLDCDSNPSWTGHFPTRAIFLRYVRSVVNTTTYIDNINTRFDKIMTNITFGTCWSCYRTPTFYGIPKKKLTDYCGRDVCAGGRDTEYLYTFPNYITYERCPPCRSISFDVKDSAQICFKTHQYTRYMFVWGTNLCNAKVKIDNNSVLILKDSLQRKWCLPWNLKDKRVEFTFGDDSSWGCRATVRCNVEIQVIPENKNTYICPISTPKPKEWSSWTDDFDDTDWNSPSDDDDNDSENQTLIIALIVSCTLIMMCGCFCKYKCKRSRNSEDSEPRQVINMHYMQNSIYQRKADQPTASESSDEGPDISENFRDVRRFPDIETWAASFANDNSETVHDQQLQETMQDNSDLDSHPQASLSENIDDHERDPPPSYEEVCRHYQPS
- the LOC134683191 gene encoding uncharacterized protein LOC134683191 isoform X2; translation: MRNRIEVTVSLESILDCEYKVEIYPGDPIINRNIETLDCDSNPSWTGHFPTRAIFLRYVRSVVNTTTYIDNINTRFDKIMTNITFGTCWSCYRTPTFYGIPKKKLTDYCGRDVCAGGRDTEYLYTFPNYITYERCPPCRSISFDVKDSAQICFKTHQYTRYMFVWGTNLCNAKVKIDNNSVLILKDSLQRKWCLPWNLKDKRVEFTFGDDSSWGCRATVRCNVEIQVIPENKNTYICPISTPKPKEWSSWTDDFDDTDWNSPSDDDDNDSENQTLIIALIVSCTLIMMCGCFCKYKCKRSRNSEDSEPRQVINMHYMQNSIYQRKADQPTASESSDEGPDISENFRDVRRFPDIETWAASFANDNSETVHDQQLQETMQDNSDLDSHPQASLSENIDDHERDPPPSYEEVCRHYQPS